Proteins co-encoded in one Arachis hypogaea cultivar Tifrunner chromosome 11, arahy.Tifrunner.gnm2.J5K5, whole genome shotgun sequence genomic window:
- the LOC112722005 gene encoding uncharacterized protein, whose amino-acid sequence MTEEQRQQYLARRRASYREMIRQGKQVAISTDTTSMPNTGGGARLTTNIGVARLTTIRQMARATTYHQSVTGMEAHGNRTATGTKIYGNGAGPSNRSPGTEIHNNRTGPSNRSSGVHQDTVTTTNSIPQPIASYKPTINNTRSHANINEIRHHVRTSQNCARNFQENTTVLQTTLPPTRTYTHCNARLFHRETFDMCCNGGKVSLPQVNAPQELLDIFLDPSAEGNHFRKHIRGYNHVFSFTSCGVHIDEQLASASHGVYTFRAQGSMYHSIGGFHPDQGARPRFLQLYIYDTDHELQNRMLENTQLHKSLVLKLQQLLHRYKPFIHVFHQLAQRLDVQECSLVIRERPANQPQYSLPTASQVAAIIVGDDIETMVRGRDIKVQTHAGNLRRIQEFIGYYNPLQYPLLFPFGTHGWDINTRTQRGNKVSCRTYYSYMLQIRPNDHSTVLQAGRLLQQYVVDNYVKMETGKLRWVRQRQKELRAELYQGLQDALHTGENNAENVGRRTILPSSFVGSRRDMTQRLVRAEIPCKETEPHLHEAVLRNMVHGPCGTLNQSSPCMKNGQCKRNYPKEFVPETRRGDDSYPQYRKRFDTPIPINQNVTIDNRWVVPYNPWLLLKYDCHINVEICSSIKSIKYLYKYCYKGPDRVAMEVHRSSHYDEVQQFIDARWIAAPEACWRIFRFNLYRMYPSVERLQVHLPNQHQVSFYEHQTISEIVNNDYFSRTMLTEFFALNRADDQQSRHLLYREIPEYYSWHSKEKEWHRRRSQKRAIGRIYTVSPTEGEKFYLRILLSNVRGPTGWDDLLTVDGVQYSSFKQSAQHRGLLESNSSIRSCLVEASILRMPCALRRLFATILIFCEPTDVRSLWDEFLSCMVDDYASTSTTTCNGLTNRLLRDLNDILLQHGKHIAQYDLPALTSDNDNDNFMSRIIQEEMSIEVPQEDLCSIERLNHDQSAAFRCIMNTIDRRESGVFFVDGPGGAGKTFLYRAIIADLRSKGHIVLVTASSEIAATLLPGGRTAHSRFKIPINAEPSSTCNISKQSDLAKLIRQTTAIIWDEVPLTNKETMESLDRTLRDILENNNPFGGKVMVMGGNFCQVLPVVPKGSKSQMISASIVKSHLWAFTKIFHLRQNMRSLNDRDFAEYLMRIGDGIEPTICEDLVQIEVGMAIPWEGEASLHKLIEETFPILQSHGWDASYMVERAILTPKNHDVQQLNDIFINQFPGDERILASFDEVEGDTNNLYQQEYLNSISTGGFPPHMLKETGFQSLWNTWKDEQSIASMRPIDNKVHPIKIYSIGWGGTVKADKTQLWKMFFKIQEVIDKEMYDELQRIFSRKMQVSSDSESYFGLPLKKEEDKHEYP is encoded by the exons ATGACCGAAGAACAGAGACAACAATACCTGGCTAGAAGACGTGCAAGTTATCGGGAGATGATTCGACAAGGAAAACAAGTTGCCATATCAACTGATACAACTTCAATGCCAAACACTGGTGGAGGTGCCCGATTAACTACAAACATAGGGGTAGCCAGATTGACTACGATTAGACAAATGGCCAGAGCTACCACTTATCATCAATCTGTTACAG GAATGGAAGCGCATGGCAATAGAACTGCCACAG GTACCAAAATATATGGTAACGGAGCTGGTCCAAGTAACAGATCTCCTG GTACGGAAATACATAATAACAGAACTGGTCCAAGTAATAGATCATCTG GTGTACATCAAGACACTGTTACAACTACTAATTCAATTCCTCAACCAATTGCTTCTTATAAACCAACTATAAACAATACTAGAAGCCATGCAAATATAAATG AAATTAGACACCATGTCCGAACATCTCAGAATTGTGCTCGAAATTTTCAAGAGAATACAACAGTGCTTCAAACTACACTGCCTCCTACAAGGACATATACACACTGTAATGCACGTCTGTTTCACCGTGAAACATTTGACATGTGTTGCAATGGAGGAAAAGTCTCTTTGCCCCAAGTAAATGCTCCTCAGGAATTACTAGACATCTTCTTAGACCCTTCTGCAGAAGGAAACCATTTTAGGAAACACATTCGTGGTTACAATCATGTTTTTTCATTCACTTCGTGTGGTGTACACATAGACGAACAATTAGCTTCAGCAAGTCATGGTGTATATACATTCCGTGCTCAAGGATCAATGTACCACAGTATAGGAGGATTTCATCCGGATCAGGGGGCGCGGCCACGCTTCTTGCAACTATATATATACGATACTGATCACGAGTTACAAAATAGGATGCTGGAGAACACACAACTGCATAAAAGTTTGGTTTTGAAGCTACAACAATTGTTGCACCGATATAAACCTTTTATCCATGTATTCCACCAGCTTGCACAACGACTAGATGTGCAAGAGTGTAGTTTGGTGATCAGAGAGCGACCTGCTAATCAACCACAATACAGTCTCCCAACTGCTTCACAAGTAGCAGCCATAATAGTCGGTGATGATATTGAAACAATGGTGCGAGGACGGGATATCAAGGTTCAAACTCATGCTGGTAACCTCAGAAGGATTCAAGAGTTTATTGGGTATTACAATCCACTAcaatatcctcttctttttccatTTGGAACCCATGGATGGGATATAAATACTCGAACTCAACGTGGAAACAAAGTATCATGCCGGACATATTATAGCTATATGCTCCAG ATCCGCCCCAATGATCACTCAACAGTTTTGCAAGCGGGGCGACTTCTTCAACAATATGTTGTTGACAACTATGTGAAAATGGAAACAGGCAAGTTAAGATGGGTTCGACAAAGACAAAAGGAACTTCGAGCTGAACTGTATCAAGGCTTGCAAGATGCTTTGCACACAGGAGAGAATAATGCTG AAAATGTTGGCAGAAGAACGATATTACCATCGTCGTTCGTGGGCAGTCGTCGAGACATGACTCAACG TTTGGTCCGAGCGGAAATACCATGTAAAGAAACAGAACCCCACTTACATGAGGCAGTGCTAAGGAATATGGTCCATGGTCCTTGCGGAACACTAAATCAATCTTCACCGTGCATGAAGAACGGTCAATGTAAACGCAACTACCCAAAAGAGTTCGTACCAGAGACACGACGAGGTGATGACTCATATCCTCAATATAGGAAGCGATTTGATACTCCAATCCCTATAAACCAAAATGTCACAATTGACAATAGATGGGTGGTTCCGTACAACCCTTGGCTACTACTAAAGTATGATTGTCATATCAATGTAGAGATATGTAGCAGTATCAAGAGCATAAAATATCTATACAAGTATTGCTATAAGGGACCAGACCGTGTGGCAATGGAGGTTCACAGAAGTTCTCATTATGATGAGGTGCAACAGTTCATTGATGCAAGATGGATTGCCGCTCCAGAGGCATGTTGGAGGATATTTAGATTCAACCTTTACCGAATGTATCCATCAGTTGAAAGGTTGCAAGTTCATTTGCCAAATCAACATCAAGTGAGCTTTTATGAGCACCAAACTATTTCTGAAATAGTTAATAATGACTATTTCTCAAGAACAATGCTCACTGAATTTTTTGCACTTAATCGGGCCGATGACCAACAATCTAGGCATCTTTTGTACAGGGAAATCCCAGAATATTACAGTTGGCACAGCAAGGAAAAAGAATGGCATCGACGCAGGTCACAAAAGAGAGCTATTGGTCGGATCTATACCGTTTCGCCAACAGAAGGTGAAAAATTCTATTTGCGTATTCTGTTGTCAAATGTAAGAGGCCCAACTGGTTGGGATGATTTGCTAACAGTCGATGGTGTCCAATATTCGTCCTTTAAGCAATCCGCTCAGCATCGAGGACTGTTGGAGAGTAATAGTAGTATAAGATCATGTTTGGTTGAGGCATCCATTTTAAGAATGCCATGTGCTCTAAGAAGGTTGTTTGCCACCATTCTAATTTTTTGTGAGCCAACAGATGTAAGAAGTCTGTGGGACGAGTTTCTTTCATGTATGGTGGATGATTACGCATCAACAAGCACTACAACCTGTAATGGGTTGACAAATCGTTTGCTTAGGGATTTAAATGACATCCTCCTACAACATGGAAAACATATTGCACAATACGATTTACCAGCTCTAACCTCAGATAACGACAACGACAACTTCATGTCTAGAATTATTCAAGAAGAAATGTCCATCGAAGTTCCTCAAGAAGACCTGTGTTCTATAGAAAGATTGAATCATGACCAGTCTGCAGCTTTCAGGTGCATTATGAATACAATTGATCGAAGAGAAAGTGGAGTGTTCTTCGTGGATGGACCAGGAGGAGCAGGTAAGACATTTCTTTACAGAGCTATAATTGCAGACTTAAGAAGTAAAGGGCATATTGTCTTGGTAACTGCGTCCTCAGAAATAGCTGCAACTTTACTGCCTGGTGGTCGAACAGCTCATTCTAGATTTAAGATCCCAATCAATGCAGAGCCATCCTCCACGTGCAATATAAGTAAACAATCTGATCTTGCAAAACTGATTAGGCAGACGACCGCGATAATTTGGGATGAAGTGCCATTGACTAATAAAGAGACAATGGAATCACTGGACCGCACATTACGAGACATCTTAGAAAACAATAATCCATTTGGAGGGAAGGTGATGGTTATGGGAGGGAATTTTTGCCAAGTACTACCTGTTGTGCCGAAAGGAAGTAAGTCGCAAATGATTTCAGCTTCTATTGTTAAATCACATTTGTGGGCATTCACCAAAATTTTCCACCTGCGACAAAATATGCGATCTCTTAATGATCGTGATTTTGCGGAGTATCTTATGCGCATAGGGGATGGGATTGAGCCTACCATATGTGAAGACTTGGTACAAATAGAAGTAGGCATGGCAATACCATGGGAAGGTGAGGCATCATTACACAAATTAATAGAAGAAACCTTTCCAATTTTACAATCTCATGGGTGGGATGCATCTTATATGGTGGAGAGAGCGATATTGACACCCAAGAATCATGATGTGCAACAGCTTAATGATATTTTCATCAACCAATTTCCGGGAGACGAACGAATTTTAGCATCCTTTGATGAAGTAGAAGGAGATACAAATAATCTGTATCAACAAGAATATCTTAACTCGATCTCTACAGGTGGATTTCCACCTCATATGTTGAAG GAAACAGGATTTCAATCGTTATGGAATACATGGAAGGATGAGCAATCAATTGCATCAATGAGACCAATCGACAATAAA GTTCATCCAATCAAAATTTATTCTATTGGTTGGGGAGGTACAGTTAAAGCAGACAAAACTCAACTATGGAAGATG TTTTTCAAGATACAAGAAGTTATTGACAAGGAGATGTATGATGAATTACAAAGGATTTTTTCCAG GAAAATGCAAGTCTCTTCAGATTCAGAATCATATTTTGGCCTACcacttaaaaaagaagaagacaaacaTGAATATCCATGa